From the Halorhabdus utahensis DSM 12940 genome, one window contains:
- a CDS encoding HAD family hydrolase: MNVGFDLDGVLLDSAADLAWLDRGLDNALAELDIEPTESNRRKLYPDALADLEAVATEFDVEPDRLWAARTRNYTEGKITAIQSGELMPFEDLDAIERVTDETLFCVSNSPQEVVEAFLETTGYDGAFDVAVGRGQSREALDRLKPDPAMFDPVADALGEGEYVYVGDRDSDREFAARTGMGYVHLDRRERTLAEAVETIENEAWECPDGAAVDAESTPESR; the protein is encoded by the coding sequence ATGAACGTCGGTTTCGACCTCGACGGCGTCCTCCTGGATTCGGCAGCCGACCTCGCGTGGCTCGACCGCGGACTCGACAACGCCCTGGCCGAACTCGACATCGAACCCACTGAGTCCAACCGACGAAAGCTCTACCCCGACGCGCTGGCTGACCTCGAAGCCGTCGCTACCGAGTTCGACGTCGAACCGGACCGCCTGTGGGCGGCACGAACCCGCAACTACACTGAGGGGAAGATCACAGCCATCCAGTCCGGCGAACTCATGCCCTTCGAGGACCTCGACGCCATCGAGCGGGTGACCGACGAAACGCTGTTCTGCGTGAGTAACTCCCCCCAGGAAGTCGTCGAGGCGTTCCTCGAAACCACGGGCTACGACGGGGCGTTCGACGTGGCTGTCGGTCGCGGGCAATCACGGGAAGCACTCGACCGACTCAAGCCCGATCCGGCGATGTTCGACCCGGTCGCCGACGCACTGGGTGAGGGCGAGTACGTCTACGTCGGCGACCGCGACAGCGACCGCGAGTTCGCCGCCCGGACCGGCATGGGCTACGTCCATCTCGATCGCCGCGAGCGGACGCTCGCCGAGGCGGTCGAGACGATCGAAAACGAGGCCTGGGAGTGTCCCGACGGAGCAGCGGTAGACGCGGAGTCGACGCCCGAATCGAGGTGA
- the thiL gene encoding thiamine-phosphate kinase codes for MDERSALGLIAEHLDPAGDDAAVVDGLVVTIDMLHESTDFPPGTTRYTAGWRAVGASLSDVAAMGGEPTAAVAVYGAPTFDGEEITAFVDGARDVCAAVDGAYVGGDLDEHDELTVATAAVGRADDPVLRSGASPGDIVCVTGTLGRSAAALGFFEAGEYERANDLFRFEPRVAAGRALAAYASAMMDSSDGLARSLHQLAEASDVGFAVESPLPIAEALSEVADPDERQELAVSFGEDFELVCTIPEEKLDAAREASPTEISSIGRVTAEGEITLDGEPLPDRGYTHGESA; via the coding sequence ATGGACGAGCGGAGCGCACTGGGGCTGATTGCCGAGCATCTGGATCCCGCAGGCGACGACGCGGCAGTCGTCGACGGACTCGTCGTCACGATCGACATGCTCCACGAGTCGACGGACTTCCCGCCGGGGACGACCCGTTACACCGCCGGGTGGCGGGCCGTCGGCGCGTCACTATCGGACGTCGCCGCCATGGGCGGCGAGCCGACGGCGGCGGTCGCAGTCTACGGCGCGCCGACGTTCGACGGCGAGGAGATCACGGCGTTCGTCGACGGCGCGCGCGACGTCTGCGCGGCGGTCGACGGGGCCTACGTCGGGGGCGACCTGGACGAACACGACGAGTTGACGGTGGCGACAGCGGCGGTCGGGCGAGCCGACGATCCCGTATTGCGCTCGGGTGCGTCCCCCGGCGATATCGTCTGTGTCACCGGGACGCTCGGGCGGAGTGCGGCCGCCCTCGGCTTCTTCGAGGCGGGCGAGTACGAACGAGCGAACGATCTCTTCCGATTCGAGCCCCGGGTGGCCGCCGGACGCGCACTCGCCGCATACGCGAGCGCGATGATGGATTCCAGCGACGGACTCGCGCGATCGCTCCACCAGCTTGCCGAGGCGAGCGACGTCGGCTTCGCCGTCGAGTCGCCGCTCCCGATCGCCGAGGCACTTTCCGAGGTCGCCGATCCGGACGAACGCCAGGAGCTGGCCGTCTCCTTCGGCGAGGACTTCGAGCTCGTGTGTACGATCCCGGAGGAAAAACTCGACGCCGCTCGTGAGGCGTCACCGACGGAAATCTCGTCGATCGGCCGAGTAACGGCTGAGGGCGAAATCACGCTCGACGGCGAACCGCTTCCCGATCGCGGATACACGCACGGCGAATCAGCGTGA
- a CDS encoding alkaline phosphatase family protein — protein MGRLGTAYLRALQAIGKRLDRGTNVLDREWDVLVVLDACRVDVLRSVALETDLIEDVESMRSVGSSSSEWLENTFPGHPETARTMMVTGNTWTDRYVEADAFAALDEVWKYAWDEDQGTVPARAVTDRAITMARERDPHRLVVHYMQPHHPFVPDPLSADDGMVRNSDHSNPANPWVALRRGEISSDRVWDAYEANLRHVLEEVAILAENVTGRVAITADHANLFGEWGLYGHPMHLPVPAVLTVPWAETTGGGRETYSPKLSPPEPLPVSRVYGAEDDRARLDALGYR, from the coding sequence ATGGGTCGGCTCGGAACCGCGTACCTCCGGGCCTTGCAGGCGATCGGCAAGCGACTCGATAGGGGGACGAACGTCCTCGATCGAGAGTGGGACGTGCTCGTCGTGCTCGACGCCTGCCGGGTCGATGTCCTCCGATCGGTCGCCCTCGAAACGGACCTGATCGAGGATGTCGAGTCGATGCGATCAGTCGGGAGTTCGTCCTCGGAGTGGCTCGAAAACACGTTTCCAGGGCATCCGGAAACGGCCCGGACCATGATGGTGACTGGCAACACCTGGACCGACCGCTACGTCGAGGCCGACGCCTTCGCCGCCCTGGACGAAGTCTGGAAGTACGCCTGGGACGAGGACCAGGGAACGGTCCCCGCTCGGGCCGTCACCGACCGGGCGATCACGATGGCCCGCGAGCGTGACCCCCATCGGCTGGTCGTCCACTACATGCAGCCCCACCATCCGTTCGTCCCGGACCCGCTTTCGGCGGACGACGGCATGGTTCGAAACAGCGACCACAGCAACCCCGCGAACCCCTGGGTCGCCCTCCGGCGCGGCGAGATTTCGAGCGATCGGGTGTGGGACGCCTACGAGGCCAATCTCAGACACGTCCTCGAGGAGGTCGCGATTCTCGCCGAGAATGTCACCGGTCGCGTCGCGATCACCGCGGATCACGCCAATCTCTTCGGCGAGTGGGGGCTGTACGGCCATCCGATGCACCTGCCGGTCCCGGCAGTCCTGACTGTCCCGTGGGCCGAGACGACGGGCGGCGGGAGGGAGACGTACTCGCCGAAGCTATCGCCGCCGGAACCGCTCCCAGTGAGTCGCGTCTACGGTGCCGAGGACGACAGGGCACGTCTCGACGCACTCGGCTACCGGTGA
- a CDS encoding glycosyltransferase family 4 protein, producing the protein MVQVAVVHNTLDFQGGADAVCLATCEALLTDHEVTLFTLSETDPDVLADRFDADLDGLAVRTPPANGLLASTLGRLAPKIGPQLAVRSVLVERHFRRHAAAFDLAVSTANEFAFSGPSVQYIHYPQFHLREREDADPGRLNPLWGRLAGPERDDLQDATLLANSAWTADVVEDIYGVRPDVLHPPVDAIDGGLEWDDREQGIVVVGRIAPDKRVLDAITVVDRLRNRGHDIHLHIVGSAPRSYREYAEKVAAAADQRSHVVFERDVPRERLENLLRTHRYGLNLKPDEHFGMSVAEYVSAGMVTFAPDGGGQREILDGRADRLFDSVESAVDRINTAISTDDRPSLARDRFTREQFKSAIGEYVDRALQR; encoded by the coding sequence ATGGTGCAGGTCGCTGTGGTTCACAACACGCTCGATTTCCAGGGGGGCGCGGACGCGGTGTGTCTGGCGACCTGTGAAGCACTGCTTACTGACCACGAGGTCACGCTGTTCACCCTCAGTGAGACCGATCCTGACGTGCTGGCGGATCGCTTCGACGCGGACCTCGACGGGCTCGCAGTACGGACGCCACCGGCCAATGGGCTGCTCGCGAGCACTCTCGGCCGACTCGCGCCGAAGATCGGGCCACAATTGGCCGTCCGAAGCGTGCTCGTCGAGCGACACTTCCGACGACACGCGGCCGCGTTCGACCTGGCGGTGAGTACCGCAAACGAGTTCGCCTTTTCGGGGCCGTCCGTCCAGTACATCCACTATCCGCAGTTTCATCTGCGGGAACGCGAGGACGCCGACCCCGGTCGGCTGAATCCGCTCTGGGGCCGACTTGCCGGCCCTGAACGGGATGATCTGCAGGACGCGACGCTGCTGGCAAACTCGGCGTGGACGGCCGACGTTGTCGAGGACATCTACGGCGTTCGACCCGACGTCCTGCACCCCCCGGTCGACGCCATAGACGGCGGTCTTGAGTGGGACGACCGCGAGCAGGGGATCGTCGTCGTCGGGCGGATCGCGCCCGACAAACGGGTCCTGGATGCGATCACCGTCGTCGACCGGCTCCGTAACCGCGGCCACGATATCCACCTTCACATCGTCGGGTCCGCACCGCGTTCCTATCGAGAATATGCTGAGAAGGTAGCGGCGGCGGCAGACCAGCGGTCACACGTCGTCTTCGAGCGTGACGTCCCGCGCGAGCGACTCGAAAACCTGCTTCGAACCCACCGCTACGGGCTGAATCTCAAACCGGACGAACACTTCGGGATGTCCGTCGCCGAGTACGTCTCGGCGGGGATGGTCACGTTCGCACCCGATGGCGGCGGCCAGCGAGAGATTCTCGACGGCCGGGCCGACCGGTTGTTCGACTCCGTGGAGTCTGCTGTCGACCGGATCAACACCGCGATCAGCACCGACGACCGCCCGTCGCTCGCTCGCGATCGATTCACTCGCGAGCAGTTCAAATCGGCGATCGGCGAATACGTGGATCGGGCGCTACAGCGATAG
- a CDS encoding 30S ribosomal protein S19e, whose translation MTTLYDVPAEDLIEAVAEQLAEDSAIEAPEWLTFTTTGTGRELAPEQEDFWETRAASLLRKVAVDSPVGVGTLATAYGGTKQGTNRYQVRPKHQADGSRNIIRTALQQLEDAGYVSTAEGEGRRITADGQALLDETAEEVIEDLDRPELERYA comes from the coding sequence ATGACGACGCTCTACGATGTCCCGGCCGAGGACCTCATCGAGGCCGTGGCCGAACAACTCGCCGAGGATAGTGCGATCGAAGCGCCCGAATGGCTCACCTTCACCACCACCGGCACCGGCCGCGAACTCGCCCCCGAGCAGGAGGACTTCTGGGAGACCCGCGCCGCGAGCCTGCTCCGGAAGGTCGCCGTCGACAGCCCGGTCGGCGTCGGCACGCTCGCGACCGCCTACGGCGGAACCAAACAGGGGACCAACCGCTACCAGGTCCGTCCGAAACACCAGGCCGACGGGAGCCGCAACATCATCCGGACGGCGCTCCAGCAACTCGAAGACGCGGGCTACGTCTCGACCGCCGAGGGCGAGGGCCGACGGATCACTGCCGACGGACAGGCTCTCCTTGACGAGACGGCCGAGGAGGTTATCGAGGACCTCGACCGACCGGAACTCGAACGCTACGCCTAG
- a CDS encoding outer membrane protein assembly factor BamB family protein — MTTIGSNTASDGTADTTGEDWGQLGYDNGNTGHARGHTGPTERAGVAWRADIEGHYYESAPAVVDGTVYVGSADGQMYALDAADGSQEWTFQTELNIYSSPTVADGVVYFGSTDGNVYAVDATDGTEVWTFETPYSVRCSPVLADGTLFIGSKYRLLYAIDAASGVEQWAYGTGTRAGPSGSPAVRNGTVYVASDYRLYAINAEDGTRRWEFEPEGGIHASSPAVADGIVYIGGDRGAVYAIDADDGTEQWTFQTGEERTYRTGRWIWSSPAVTDGTVYVGSGDKHVYAIDASDGHEEWSYRTGRTVNTAPAVADDTVYVGNVESTLYALDGTDGTERWTLGSIDIHYSSPVVADGSVYIGSPDGHVYALDEDSGGGSIAVDGVDVPLPAAGGLAALSGAFGYAAYRKVSADDDRTDSTDDHSADDEIDQIEAGVETSKAPTVDLSP, encoded by the coding sequence GTGACTACAATCGGTTCGAACACCGCCTCCGATGGGACAGCGGACACTACTGGGGAGGACTGGGGGCAGCTCGGATACGACAACGGGAACACGGGCCACGCTCGCGGGCATACAGGACCGACCGAACGCGCCGGCGTGGCTTGGCGGGCCGATATCGAGGGGCACTACTACGAGTCGGCCCCGGCGGTCGTCGACGGGACGGTCTACGTCGGCAGCGCCGATGGACAGATGTACGCCCTCGATGCTGCGGACGGCTCCCAGGAATGGACATTCCAGACCGAACTGAACATCTATTCCTCGCCCACAGTCGCGGATGGGGTCGTCTATTTCGGAAGTACTGACGGGAATGTCTACGCTGTCGACGCGACGGACGGCACCGAAGTCTGGACGTTTGAAACCCCATATAGTGTCCGCTGTTCGCCAGTCCTCGCCGATGGGACGCTCTTTATCGGCAGCAAGTACCGGCTGCTGTACGCTATCGACGCCGCCAGCGGTGTCGAGCAGTGGGCGTACGGAACGGGAACGAGAGCTGGACCGTCCGGGTCACCGGCCGTCCGCAACGGGACTGTCTACGTCGCCAGCGATTATCGCCTCTATGCGATCAATGCCGAAGACGGCACACGCCGATGGGAGTTCGAACCAGAGGGCGGAATCCATGCGTCGTCGCCGGCAGTCGCCGACGGGATCGTCTATATCGGTGGCGACAGGGGCGCCGTCTATGCGATCGATGCCGACGATGGCACGGAGCAGTGGACGTTCCAGACGGGCGAGGAGCGAACCTACCGGACGGGCAGATGGATCTGGTCGTCGCCGGCCGTCACGGACGGGACGGTGTACGTCGGTTCGGGGGACAAACACGTCTACGCGATCGATGCGAGCGACGGTCACGAGGAGTGGTCCTACCGGACGGGGAGAACCGTCAATACGGCACCGGCCGTCGCGGACGACACTGTCTACGTCGGGAACGTCGAGTCGACGCTGTATGCCCTTGACGGGACTGACGGGACGGAACGCTGGACTCTCGGGTCGATTGATATTCACTATTCCTCGCCGGTCGTTGCCGATGGCAGCGTCTACATCGGAAGCCCCGATGGACACGTCTACGCGCTCGATGAGGATTCTGGTGGTGGTTCCATCGCCGTCGATGGGGTCGACGTTCCGCTCCCTGCCGCAGGAGGGCTGGCAGCGCTCTCTGGTGCGTTCGGGTACGCTGCCTATCGAAAGGTCTCGGCAGACGACGATCGAACTGATTCGACAGACGACCATTCGGCTGACGACGAGATTGACCAGATCGAAGCCGGTGTCGAAACCTCGAAGGCTCCCACTGTCGACCTTAGTCCGTGA
- a CDS encoding DNA-binding protein, with translation MSGEPSDDELEQLREERMEQLRDQAQQEGGGNPREAAQQRADAQKKAVLRQHLTDDARKRLNTLKMSKPDVAEQVESQLVAIAQSGRIQGKIDDEKMEELLRELTPDSKSFDIKRR, from the coding sequence ATGAGTGGCGAGCCATCCGACGACGAACTCGAACAGCTTCGCGAGGAGCGAATGGAGCAGCTTCGCGACCAGGCCCAACAGGAGGGTGGCGGCAACCCCCGTGAAGCGGCCCAACAGCGCGCCGATGCCCAGAAGAAGGCCGTCCTGCGCCAGCACCTGACTGACGACGCCCGCAAGAGACTCAACACCCTCAAGATGTCGAAACCGGACGTCGCCGAGCAGGTCGAAAGTCAACTCGTCGCCATCGCACAGAGTGGCCGTATCCAGGGCAAGATCGACGACGAAAAGATGGAAGAACTCCTCCGGGAACTGACGCCTGACTCCAAGAGCTTCGACATCAAGCGCCGGTAG
- a CDS encoding alpha hydrolase, translated as MPLGLSFSGGKDSALAALLADSFFDVTLVTATFGVTDAAENAREAADALGFAHETIELDRAVAEGAIERMVDDGYPRNGIQQVHEATLEAVAEAGFDVVGDGTRRDDRAPAVSRSVAQSLEDRHGVQYVAPLAGYGRETIDDLAGELLRIETGPSERLAKGDYEHELRAVLADVYGESAIDDIFPEHVQSVVRGRRE; from the coding sequence ATGCCCCTCGGGCTCTCGTTCAGCGGCGGGAAGGACTCCGCGCTCGCGGCGTTGCTCGCCGACTCCTTCTTCGACGTCACGCTCGTGACTGCCACCTTCGGCGTGACCGACGCCGCCGAGAACGCCCGCGAGGCCGCCGACGCGCTCGGATTTGCCCACGAGACCATCGAACTCGACCGCGCCGTCGCCGAGGGCGCAATCGAGCGGATGGTCGACGATGGCTATCCACGCAACGGCATCCAGCAGGTCCACGAGGCGACCCTGGAGGCGGTCGCCGAGGCCGGCTTCGATGTCGTCGGCGACGGGACGCGGCGGGACGACCGCGCGCCGGCGGTATCGCGATCCGTTGCGCAGAGTCTCGAAGACCGTCACGGCGTCCAGTACGTCGCGCCACTCGCCGGCTACGGTCGAGAGACGATCGACGATCTGGCTGGTGAGTTGCTCCGGATCGAGACTGGGCCGAGCGAGCGACTGGCGAAGGGCGACTACGAGCACGAGCTCAGAGCCGTGCTGGCGGATGTATATGGGGAGAGCGCTATTGACGATATTTTCCCCGAGCACGTCCAGTCGGTCGTGCGTGGACGGCGGGAGTGA
- a CDS encoding lysylphosphatidylglycerol synthase transmembrane domain-containing protein — translation MDGDRKTTLAGFAGALAVLGLLFWAVGIDALVGHLSRARLPLVLAVVTMTVVWLSCWGMSLHTVLGALDSPVPAHTAILVFSSAVFSNAITPFGQAGGEPVAALLVSEAADSEYETGLAAIASVDTLHFVPSIGLATVGLGTFAVESVNLDQNLYFAAAAVGLLAATFLGAALLGWQYRYEIERVVVGVLTPVIRRVSGVLPRVEPPEGNVIEDRIEGFFTAIDRVAGSRRTILLASLYSTAGWLSLSTALWLSLASLGHVVPFVAMLVVVPVASIAAITPLPGGLGGIEAAFIALIVSTTGLAASVAGAGVVIYRLSTYWLTLFIGGTTAAILGERYRSS, via the coding sequence ATGGACGGCGATCGGAAGACGACCCTTGCCGGGTTCGCCGGCGCGCTCGCCGTACTCGGGTTGCTGTTCTGGGCCGTCGGCATCGACGCCTTGGTCGGCCATCTCTCGCGTGCCCGTCTCCCGCTCGTTCTCGCTGTCGTGACGATGACCGTCGTCTGGCTGTCCTGTTGGGGGATGTCCCTGCACACGGTCCTTGGCGCACTCGATTCGCCGGTCCCGGCTCACACGGCGATCCTAGTGTTCTCCTCGGCTGTCTTCTCGAACGCGATCACGCCGTTCGGGCAGGCCGGTGGCGAACCGGTCGCGGCGTTGCTCGTCTCGGAGGCCGCCGACAGCGAGTACGAGACCGGCCTGGCCGCGATCGCGAGCGTCGATACGCTGCACTTCGTGCCCTCGATCGGCCTCGCGACTGTCGGACTGGGGACGTTCGCCGTCGAGTCAGTCAACCTCGACCAGAATCTCTATTTTGCGGCGGCTGCGGTCGGATTGCTCGCGGCAACTTTCCTCGGTGCGGCACTCCTTGGCTGGCAGTATCGCTACGAGATCGAACGCGTCGTCGTCGGGGTGTTGACGCCGGTCATCCGTCGTGTGAGTGGGGTGCTCCCCCGCGTAGAACCGCCCGAAGGGAATGTCATCGAGGATCGTATCGAGGGATTTTTCACGGCGATCGACCGGGTTGCGGGCAGTCGCCGAACGATCTTGCTTGCCTCGCTGTACTCGACGGCGGGGTGGCTCTCGCTGTCGACGGCGCTGTGGCTGTCGTTGGCCTCGCTCGGCCACGTCGTTCCGTTCGTCGCCATGCTGGTCGTCGTCCCGGTCGCCTCGATCGCGGCGATCACGCCACTCCCCGGCGGGCTCGGCGGGATCGAGGCCGCATTTATTGCCCTGATCGTCTCGACGACGGGGCTCGCCGCGTCGGTCGCCGGGGCGGGCGTCGTCATCTACCGGCTCTCGACGTACTGGCTCACGCTGTTCATCGGGGGCACGACAGCAGCGATTCTGGGCGAACGGTATCGATCCTCGTAA
- the hisS gene encoding histidine--tRNA ligase, which translates to MYDGIKGFRDFYPAEMAAHREVIDTVEDTAARYGFREIATPALEETRMYVEKSGEEIVEDLYSFEDQGGRDVALTPELTPTVARMVVEKQQALSKPIKWYSTRPFWRYEEPQQGRFREFYQTNVDIFGSEEPEADAEILAFAADALTNLGLDADDFDFRVSHRDILGGLLEAFDADVDQRAAIRAVDKSAKIEEAEYYDLLTESGLSYDQAEQFDALLATDDLDELTDFAGTDRVADAVENLEAVLAAAEDFGVREYTTISLETARGLDYYTGVVFECFDSVGEVSRAVFGGGRYDDLIESFGGQPTPAVGVAPGVMNSTLPLLLQRAGVWPEEELSTDYYVLQVGDTRSVASRIARELRERGHVVETDVSDRSFGGQLDYADSINAETAIIVGERDLENDEITIKDMASGDQVQVPVADFPGDHDRPTYDDLA; encoded by the coding sequence ATGTACGACGGTATCAAAGGGTTTCGCGACTTCTATCCCGCGGAGATGGCGGCCCACCGTGAGGTCATCGATACGGTCGAGGACACCGCCGCCCGCTACGGCTTCCGCGAGATCGCGACGCCCGCTTTGGAGGAGACCCGCATGTACGTCGAGAAGAGCGGCGAGGAGATCGTCGAGGACCTCTACAGCTTCGAGGACCAGGGCGGTCGCGACGTGGCGCTGACGCCCGAACTCACGCCCACCGTCGCCCGGATGGTCGTCGAGAAACAGCAGGCGCTCTCGAAACCGATCAAGTGGTACTCCACCCGCCCGTTCTGGCGCTACGAAGAGCCCCAGCAGGGCCGTTTCCGGGAGTTCTACCAGACCAACGTCGACATCTTCGGCAGCGAGGAACCCGAGGCCGACGCCGAAATTCTGGCCTTCGCCGCCGACGCGCTGACGAACCTCGGGCTGGACGCCGACGATTTCGACTTCCGTGTCTCCCACCGTGACATTCTGGGCGGTCTCCTGGAGGCCTTCGACGCCGACGTGGACCAGCGGGCCGCGATCCGGGCCGTCGACAAGAGCGCGAAGATCGAGGAAGCGGAGTACTACGATCTCCTGACGGAGTCCGGGCTCTCCTACGACCAGGCCGAACAGTTCGACGCCCTGCTCGCGACCGACGACCTCGACGAGTTGACCGACTTCGCGGGCACAGATCGCGTCGCCGACGCCGTCGAGAATCTCGAAGCCGTCCTTGCGGCCGCCGAGGACTTCGGCGTCCGGGAGTACACGACGATCTCCCTGGAGACGGCCCGTGGACTCGATTACTACACGGGCGTCGTCTTCGAGTGTTTCGACTCCGTGGGCGAGGTCTCGCGGGCGGTCTTCGGCGGCGGCCGCTACGACGACCTCATCGAGAGCTTCGGCGGCCAGCCGACGCCCGCGGTCGGCGTCGCGCCGGGCGTGATGAACTCGACGCTGCCCCTCTTGCTTCAGCGGGCGGGCGTCTGGCCCGAGGAGGAACTCTCAACGGACTACTACGTCCTGCAGGTCGGCGACACCCGCTCGGTCGCGTCGCGGATCGCTCGCGAGCTCCGGGAACGCGGCCACGTCGTCGAGACCGACGTCTCCGATCGATCCTTCGGCGGACAACTCGACTACGCCGACTCGATCAACGCCGAGACGGCGATCATCGTCGGCGAGCGCGACCTCGAAAACGACGAGATCACGATCAAGGACATGGCCTCGGGCGACCAGGTTCAGGTGCCCGTCGCGGACTTCCCGGGCGACCACGACCGGCCGACGTACGACGATCTCGCCTGA
- a CDS encoding GNAT family N-acetyltransferase yields MLFPEEIETERLRLRRLCHETVDVFEYHTLCSAHEPAIEEVTAYLPWDPHETVKETADYLDELEAKWDNGTRAEYIIRPKEGEAGAGKIVGSGGLIVDWETQTGKPAIWLRKQFWGNGYAGERAEAMLELAFERLDLDLVAIPVQDGNDRSRAAVEKYLSTYGGQYDGLIRNSTVRPDGTIIDHHRYTVTQQQYQEHHSKADSSVSLGSSNRAQREP; encoded by the coding sequence ATGCTGTTCCCCGAGGAGATTGAGACGGAACGTCTCCGTTTGCGACGGCTCTGTCACGAGACGGTCGACGTCTTCGAATACCATACGTTGTGTTCTGCTCATGAGCCAGCGATCGAGGAAGTGACCGCGTACCTTCCATGGGACCCTCACGAGACTGTCAAGGAAACAGCCGATTATCTCGATGAACTCGAAGCCAAGTGGGACAACGGAACGCGGGCGGAGTACATCATTCGTCCGAAAGAGGGGGAGGCAGGCGCGGGTAAAATCGTGGGTTCGGGGGGCCTCATCGTCGATTGGGAGACACAAACCGGAAAGCCGGCGATCTGGCTCCGCAAGCAGTTCTGGGGCAACGGCTATGCCGGCGAACGAGCGGAGGCGATGCTTGAACTGGCTTTCGAGCGTCTGGATCTCGATCTCGTCGCAATCCCCGTGCAGGACGGCAACGACAGGTCCCGGGCGGCGGTCGAGAAGTACCTCTCCACGTACGGCGGGCAGTACGACGGCCTCATCCGCAACTCGACAGTCCGACCTGACGGGACGATAATCGACCACCACCGATACACAGTTACCCAACAGCAGTATCAGGAGCACCACTCGAAGGCTGATTCGTCTGTATCGCTTGGATCTTCGAACCGAGCCCAGCGGGAGCCCTGA
- a CDS encoding alkaline phosphatase family protein, with amino-acid sequence MVSLPEPIASFVRWLPSEFSTASVLKRELKARLVRPFVRQDYETISYGERDWDTLVVLDACRYDVFAANNPFTVPAERVNSNASHTSDFLSANFAGDHPDTVYVTASPQVANHGGDFAHVEHVWRDGWDEATDTVLPETMTDRALEVAQTHPEKRLIVHYMQPHYPFIGEAGADLAAQGSFLDGRADRAYPSVWERLDAGAADEAQVWDAYEENLRIALPEVQRLVEALDGKTVVTSDHGNLFGERVSPLPIDIYGHPPGIADEELTAVPWVELPFEQRREIRKTETRSATTDDGDVEERLESLGYV; translated from the coding sequence GTGGTTTCGCTCCCAGAACCGATCGCGTCGTTCGTTCGGTGGCTCCCCAGCGAGTTCTCGACGGCGAGCGTGCTCAAACGCGAACTCAAGGCCCGGCTCGTCCGGCCGTTCGTCCGCCAGGACTACGAGACGATCTCCTACGGTGAACGCGACTGGGATACACTCGTGGTCCTCGACGCCTGTCGGTACGACGTCTTCGCGGCGAACAACCCCTTTACCGTGCCGGCCGAGCGTGTCAACTCGAACGCGAGTCACACCAGTGACTTCCTCTCGGCGAACTTCGCTGGCGACCACCCCGACACGGTCTACGTGACTGCGAGCCCGCAAGTGGCCAATCACGGCGGCGACTTCGCCCACGTCGAACACGTCTGGCGAGACGGCTGGGACGAGGCAACCGACACGGTCCTGCCCGAGACGATGACCGACCGCGCACTCGAAGTCGCCCAGACGCACCCGGAGAAACGGCTTATCGTCCACTACATGCAACCCCATTACCCCTTCATCGGTGAGGCGGGGGCGGATCTTGCCGCGCAGGGATCGTTCCTCGACGGGCGGGCGGATCGGGCCTATCCCTCGGTCTGGGAGCGTCTCGACGCCGGGGCAGCCGACGAGGCCCAGGTCTGGGACGCCTACGAGGAGAACCTTCGGATCGCACTCCCCGAAGTACAGCGACTCGTCGAGGCACTCGACGGCAAGACCGTCGTCACCAGCGACCACGGCAACCTCTTCGGCGAGCGCGTCTCGCCGCTGCCGATCGACATATACGGCCATCCCCCCGGGATCGCTGACGAAGAACTCACTGCCGTCCCCTGGGTCGAACTCCCCTTCGAGCAGCGACGGGAGATCCGCAAGACTGAGACACGATCGGCCACCACCGACGATGGCGATGTCGAAGAACGCTTAGAGTCGCTGGGTTACGTCTGA